In Xiphophorus couchianus chromosome 24, X_couchianus-1.0, whole genome shotgun sequence, a single genomic region encodes these proteins:
- the LOC114140489 gene encoding sodium- and chloride-dependent GABA transporter 2-like isoform X2, with amino-acid sequence MGVCVSLPEPVMADQPLSQPADQPLTKFPHSSLPRRKEALGDGLQARGQWASKAEFLLAVAGQIIGLGNVWRFPYLCYKNGGGVFFVPYLLFLVLCGVPLFLLETSLGQFTSLGGVSAWRTICPLFGGLGYASQVMILHGCVYYVVILAWALFYLFYSFQAELPWSHCNNTWNTEACFLFDEYNQTVNVSSLPVNATSPVMEFWEREVLRLSGTLDELGPVSWKLALCLAVVWLVCYFCVWKGVKSTGKVVYLTATFPYIMLLVLLVRGATLPGATQGIIYYLKPNITRLADPQVWMDAGTQIFFSYGICLGSLTALGSYNKYNNDCYKDSFMLCLLNSGTSFLAGFAIFSVLGFMAEEQGVDIGAVAQSGPGLAFIAYPRAVAMMPVPQLWAVCFFLMIIMLGLDTQFVSLEALMTSVTDLYPHVIRRGYRRELLLLLVCIVCFLIGLVMVTPGGLYVFQIYDHFSCSGASLLLLSIFQSLAVGWIYGAERFSGNIRDMTGYNPLPFFKLCWKYLTPAVCTATFIFSLVRWSPLSLGKGLVAPVWATTLGWILTLSSVSLLPIWAVYALVTTPGTLPQRFHRLCTPAEKSSMAFQHLFTNGSPLTYSPVAPLNGKQQMIELLPEKKT; translated from the exons AT gggtgtgtgtgtgtccctgcCAGAACCGGTGATGGCCGACCAGCCTCTCTCGCAGCCGGCCGACCAGCCGCTGACAAAGTTCCCCCACTCCAGCCTCCCCAGGAGGAAAGAAGCCCTGGGAGACGGCCTGCAGGCCCGGGGCCAGTGGGCCAGCAAGGCCGAGTTCCTCCTGGCGGTGGCCGGGCAAATCATCGGACTGGGCAACGTCTGGAGGTTTCCCTACCTCTGCTATAAAAACGGAGGAg GTGTGTTTTTTGTCCCCTACCTGCTGTTCCTGGTGCTGTGTGGCGTCCCCCTGTTCCTCCTGGAGACCTCTCTGGGGCAGTTCACCAGCTTGGGAGGGGTCAGCGCCTGGAGGACCATTTGCCCATTATTTGGAG GTCTCGGCTACGCTAGCCAGGTGATGATTCTGCACGGCTGTGTCTACTACGTCGTCATCCTGGCCTGGGCCCTCTTCTACCTGTTCTACAGCTTCCAGGCCGAGCTGCCGTGGTCGCACTGCAACAACACGTGGAACACGG AAGCATGCTTCTTGTTCGATGAATACAATCAGACTGTAAACGTCAGCAGCTTGCCTGTGAATGCCACCTCCCCGGTCATGGAGTTCTGGGA ACGGGAAGTGCTTCGCCTGTCAGGAACTTTAGATGAGCTGGGTCCGGTCAGCTGGAAGCTGGCTCTGTGTCTGGCCGTCGTCTGGCTCGTCTGCTACTTTTGTGTCTGGAAGGGCGTGAAGTCCACTGGAAAG GTGGTGTACCTGACGGCCACCTTCCCATACATCATGCTGCTTGTGCTGCTGGTGCGCGGTGCCACTCTGCCTGGAGCGACACAGGGCATCATTTACTACCTCAAACCCAACATCACCCGCCTGGCTGACCCTCAG gtatggatggatgctggtacTCAGATATTTTTCTCTTATGGAATCTGCTTGGGAAGTCTCACAGCCTTGGGCAGTtacaacaaatacaacaatGACTGCTATAA GGACTCCTTCATGCTGTGCCTCCTGAACAGCGGCACCAGCTTCCTGGCCGGTTTCGCCATCTTCTCGGTTCTGGGCTTCATGGCTGAAGAACAAGGCGTTGACATAGGCGCCGTGGCTCAGTCAG GACCGGGTCTTGCCTTCATCGCCTACCCGAGAGCCGTGGCCATGATGCCCGTTCCTCAGCTCTGGGCCGTCTGCTTCTTCCTCATGATCATCATGCTGGGTCTCGACACGCAG TTCGTGAGCCTGGAGGCTCTCATGACTTCGGTGACGGACCTGTATCCCCACGTGATCCGGCGCGGATACCgcagagagctgctgctgctgctggtgtgcATTGTTTGCTTCCTCATTGGGCTGGTCATGGTCACGCCG GGTGGTCTCTATGTGTTCCAGATCTATGACCACTTCTCCTGCAGTGGAGCCAGCTTGCTGCTTCTCTCCATCTTCCAGTCTCTGGCTGTTGGCTGGATCTACG GAGCCGAGCGTTTCAGCGGCAACATCAGAGATATGACGGGCTACAACCCCCTGCCTTTCTTCAAGCTGTGCTGGAAGTACCTGACTCCTGCCGTGTGCACT GCTACCTTTATTTTCTCCCTGGTGCGTTGGTCTCCGCTGAGCCTGGGGAAAGGACTGGTGGCTCCGGTCTGGGCCACCACGCTCGGCTGGATCCTGACCCTCTCCTCGGTTTCCCTGCTCCCCATCTGGGCTGTGTACGCGCTGGTCACCACTCCAGGAACCCTGCCACAG CGCTTCCATCGGCTTTGCACCCCTGCTGAGAAGTCGTCTATGGCCTTCCAACACCTCTTCACCAACGGCTCGCCGCTGACCTACAGCCCTGTGGCGCCTCTCAACGGGAAGCAGCAAATGATAGAGCTCCTCCCAGAAAAGAAGACATGA
- the LOC114140489 gene encoding sodium- and chloride-dependent GABA transporter 2-like isoform X1, with product MPGIDHFSARAGGCPRCGEPPETQRGVCVSLPEPVMADQPLSQPADQPLTKFPHSSLPRRKEALGDGLQARGQWASKAEFLLAVAGQIIGLGNVWRFPYLCYKNGGGVFFVPYLLFLVLCGVPLFLLETSLGQFTSLGGVSAWRTICPLFGGLGYASQVMILHGCVYYVVILAWALFYLFYSFQAELPWSHCNNTWNTEACFLFDEYNQTVNVSSLPVNATSPVMEFWEREVLRLSGTLDELGPVSWKLALCLAVVWLVCYFCVWKGVKSTGKVVYLTATFPYIMLLVLLVRGATLPGATQGIIYYLKPNITRLADPQVWMDAGTQIFFSYGICLGSLTALGSYNKYNNDCYKDSFMLCLLNSGTSFLAGFAIFSVLGFMAEEQGVDIGAVAQSGPGLAFIAYPRAVAMMPVPQLWAVCFFLMIIMLGLDTQFVSLEALMTSVTDLYPHVIRRGYRRELLLLLVCIVCFLIGLVMVTPGGLYVFQIYDHFSCSGASLLLLSIFQSLAVGWIYGAERFSGNIRDMTGYNPLPFFKLCWKYLTPAVCTATFIFSLVRWSPLSLGKGLVAPVWATTLGWILTLSSVSLLPIWAVYALVTTPGTLPQRFHRLCTPAEKSSMAFQHLFTNGSPLTYSPVAPLNGKQQMIELLPEKKT from the exons ATGCCCGGAATAGACCATTTCAGCGCGCGCGCGGGGGGGTGTCCGAGGTGTGGAGAGCCACCGGAAACGCAGAG gggtgtgtgtgtgtccctgcCAGAACCGGTGATGGCCGACCAGCCTCTCTCGCAGCCGGCCGACCAGCCGCTGACAAAGTTCCCCCACTCCAGCCTCCCCAGGAGGAAAGAAGCCCTGGGAGACGGCCTGCAGGCCCGGGGCCAGTGGGCCAGCAAGGCCGAGTTCCTCCTGGCGGTGGCCGGGCAAATCATCGGACTGGGCAACGTCTGGAGGTTTCCCTACCTCTGCTATAAAAACGGAGGAg GTGTGTTTTTTGTCCCCTACCTGCTGTTCCTGGTGCTGTGTGGCGTCCCCCTGTTCCTCCTGGAGACCTCTCTGGGGCAGTTCACCAGCTTGGGAGGGGTCAGCGCCTGGAGGACCATTTGCCCATTATTTGGAG GTCTCGGCTACGCTAGCCAGGTGATGATTCTGCACGGCTGTGTCTACTACGTCGTCATCCTGGCCTGGGCCCTCTTCTACCTGTTCTACAGCTTCCAGGCCGAGCTGCCGTGGTCGCACTGCAACAACACGTGGAACACGG AAGCATGCTTCTTGTTCGATGAATACAATCAGACTGTAAACGTCAGCAGCTTGCCTGTGAATGCCACCTCCCCGGTCATGGAGTTCTGGGA ACGGGAAGTGCTTCGCCTGTCAGGAACTTTAGATGAGCTGGGTCCGGTCAGCTGGAAGCTGGCTCTGTGTCTGGCCGTCGTCTGGCTCGTCTGCTACTTTTGTGTCTGGAAGGGCGTGAAGTCCACTGGAAAG GTGGTGTACCTGACGGCCACCTTCCCATACATCATGCTGCTTGTGCTGCTGGTGCGCGGTGCCACTCTGCCTGGAGCGACACAGGGCATCATTTACTACCTCAAACCCAACATCACCCGCCTGGCTGACCCTCAG gtatggatggatgctggtacTCAGATATTTTTCTCTTATGGAATCTGCTTGGGAAGTCTCACAGCCTTGGGCAGTtacaacaaatacaacaatGACTGCTATAA GGACTCCTTCATGCTGTGCCTCCTGAACAGCGGCACCAGCTTCCTGGCCGGTTTCGCCATCTTCTCGGTTCTGGGCTTCATGGCTGAAGAACAAGGCGTTGACATAGGCGCCGTGGCTCAGTCAG GACCGGGTCTTGCCTTCATCGCCTACCCGAGAGCCGTGGCCATGATGCCCGTTCCTCAGCTCTGGGCCGTCTGCTTCTTCCTCATGATCATCATGCTGGGTCTCGACACGCAG TTCGTGAGCCTGGAGGCTCTCATGACTTCGGTGACGGACCTGTATCCCCACGTGATCCGGCGCGGATACCgcagagagctgctgctgctgctggtgtgcATTGTTTGCTTCCTCATTGGGCTGGTCATGGTCACGCCG GGTGGTCTCTATGTGTTCCAGATCTATGACCACTTCTCCTGCAGTGGAGCCAGCTTGCTGCTTCTCTCCATCTTCCAGTCTCTGGCTGTTGGCTGGATCTACG GAGCCGAGCGTTTCAGCGGCAACATCAGAGATATGACGGGCTACAACCCCCTGCCTTTCTTCAAGCTGTGCTGGAAGTACCTGACTCCTGCCGTGTGCACT GCTACCTTTATTTTCTCCCTGGTGCGTTGGTCTCCGCTGAGCCTGGGGAAAGGACTGGTGGCTCCGGTCTGGGCCACCACGCTCGGCTGGATCCTGACCCTCTCCTCGGTTTCCCTGCTCCCCATCTGGGCTGTGTACGCGCTGGTCACCACTCCAGGAACCCTGCCACAG CGCTTCCATCGGCTTTGCACCCCTGCTGAGAAGTCGTCTATGGCCTTCCAACACCTCTTCACCAACGGCTCGCCGCTGACCTACAGCCCTGTGGCGCCTCTCAACGGGAAGCAGCAAATGATAGAGCTCCTCCCAGAAAAGAAGACATGA
- the LOC114140489 gene encoding sodium- and chloride-dependent GABA transporter 2-like isoform X3 — protein sequence MADQPLSQPADQPLTKFPHSSLPRRKEALGDGLQARGQWASKAEFLLAVAGQIIGLGNVWRFPYLCYKNGGGVFFVPYLLFLVLCGVPLFLLETSLGQFTSLGGVSAWRTICPLFGGLGYASQVMILHGCVYYVVILAWALFYLFYSFQAELPWSHCNNTWNTEACFLFDEYNQTVNVSSLPVNATSPVMEFWEREVLRLSGTLDELGPVSWKLALCLAVVWLVCYFCVWKGVKSTGKVVYLTATFPYIMLLVLLVRGATLPGATQGIIYYLKPNITRLADPQVWMDAGTQIFFSYGICLGSLTALGSYNKYNNDCYKDSFMLCLLNSGTSFLAGFAIFSVLGFMAEEQGVDIGAVAQSGPGLAFIAYPRAVAMMPVPQLWAVCFFLMIIMLGLDTQFVSLEALMTSVTDLYPHVIRRGYRRELLLLLVCIVCFLIGLVMVTPGGLYVFQIYDHFSCSGASLLLLSIFQSLAVGWIYGAERFSGNIRDMTGYNPLPFFKLCWKYLTPAVCTATFIFSLVRWSPLSLGKGLVAPVWATTLGWILTLSSVSLLPIWAVYALVTTPGTLPQRFHRLCTPAEKSSMAFQHLFTNGSPLTYSPVAPLNGKQQMIELLPEKKT from the exons ATGGCCGACCAGCCTCTCTCGCAGCCGGCCGACCAGCCGCTGACAAAGTTCCCCCACTCCAGCCTCCCCAGGAGGAAAGAAGCCCTGGGAGACGGCCTGCAGGCCCGGGGCCAGTGGGCCAGCAAGGCCGAGTTCCTCCTGGCGGTGGCCGGGCAAATCATCGGACTGGGCAACGTCTGGAGGTTTCCCTACCTCTGCTATAAAAACGGAGGAg GTGTGTTTTTTGTCCCCTACCTGCTGTTCCTGGTGCTGTGTGGCGTCCCCCTGTTCCTCCTGGAGACCTCTCTGGGGCAGTTCACCAGCTTGGGAGGGGTCAGCGCCTGGAGGACCATTTGCCCATTATTTGGAG GTCTCGGCTACGCTAGCCAGGTGATGATTCTGCACGGCTGTGTCTACTACGTCGTCATCCTGGCCTGGGCCCTCTTCTACCTGTTCTACAGCTTCCAGGCCGAGCTGCCGTGGTCGCACTGCAACAACACGTGGAACACGG AAGCATGCTTCTTGTTCGATGAATACAATCAGACTGTAAACGTCAGCAGCTTGCCTGTGAATGCCACCTCCCCGGTCATGGAGTTCTGGGA ACGGGAAGTGCTTCGCCTGTCAGGAACTTTAGATGAGCTGGGTCCGGTCAGCTGGAAGCTGGCTCTGTGTCTGGCCGTCGTCTGGCTCGTCTGCTACTTTTGTGTCTGGAAGGGCGTGAAGTCCACTGGAAAG GTGGTGTACCTGACGGCCACCTTCCCATACATCATGCTGCTTGTGCTGCTGGTGCGCGGTGCCACTCTGCCTGGAGCGACACAGGGCATCATTTACTACCTCAAACCCAACATCACCCGCCTGGCTGACCCTCAG gtatggatggatgctggtacTCAGATATTTTTCTCTTATGGAATCTGCTTGGGAAGTCTCACAGCCTTGGGCAGTtacaacaaatacaacaatGACTGCTATAA GGACTCCTTCATGCTGTGCCTCCTGAACAGCGGCACCAGCTTCCTGGCCGGTTTCGCCATCTTCTCGGTTCTGGGCTTCATGGCTGAAGAACAAGGCGTTGACATAGGCGCCGTGGCTCAGTCAG GACCGGGTCTTGCCTTCATCGCCTACCCGAGAGCCGTGGCCATGATGCCCGTTCCTCAGCTCTGGGCCGTCTGCTTCTTCCTCATGATCATCATGCTGGGTCTCGACACGCAG TTCGTGAGCCTGGAGGCTCTCATGACTTCGGTGACGGACCTGTATCCCCACGTGATCCGGCGCGGATACCgcagagagctgctgctgctgctggtgtgcATTGTTTGCTTCCTCATTGGGCTGGTCATGGTCACGCCG GGTGGTCTCTATGTGTTCCAGATCTATGACCACTTCTCCTGCAGTGGAGCCAGCTTGCTGCTTCTCTCCATCTTCCAGTCTCTGGCTGTTGGCTGGATCTACG GAGCCGAGCGTTTCAGCGGCAACATCAGAGATATGACGGGCTACAACCCCCTGCCTTTCTTCAAGCTGTGCTGGAAGTACCTGACTCCTGCCGTGTGCACT GCTACCTTTATTTTCTCCCTGGTGCGTTGGTCTCCGCTGAGCCTGGGGAAAGGACTGGTGGCTCCGGTCTGGGCCACCACGCTCGGCTGGATCCTGACCCTCTCCTCGGTTTCCCTGCTCCCCATCTGGGCTGTGTACGCGCTGGTCACCACTCCAGGAACCCTGCCACAG CGCTTCCATCGGCTTTGCACCCCTGCTGAGAAGTCGTCTATGGCCTTCCAACACCTCTTCACCAACGGCTCGCCGCTGACCTACAGCCCTGTGGCGCCTCTCAACGGGAAGCAGCAAATGATAGAGCTCCTCCCAGAAAAGAAGACATGA